One Glycine max cultivar Williams 82 chromosome 1, Glycine_max_v4.0, whole genome shotgun sequence genomic window, agctcttgtgctctgattaccacttgattgAAGCTTGCTTATGAATCTTCTATGGaggatggatctttgagcttcaatgaggtccttcaatgatgattttccaccatagaaatgcagcggaagataaaggaaaagaggtgagaggaggcaccatccactagggaataagcgatggaagaaggagcttcaccaccaagagagtgtcttggataagaagcatagagaggaagcttcaatggaggaaaagaaagagagagagagaaagagagaggggggagcacaaaattgaaggaggaaaagagggagagaagttgaactttgaagtgtgtctcacaagactctcattcatcaaagttacaacaagtgttgcacatgcttctatttatagcctaggtagcttccttgagaagctagagcttagctacacacccctctaataactaagttcACCTCTTGAGAAGATTCTTAGATaagttagagcttagctacacacactcctctaatagctaagttcacctccttgagatgagaagcaggagcttagctacacacaccccctataatagctaagctcactcccattccaaaatacatgaaaatacaaaaaaatctctactacaaagactactcaaaatgccctaaaatacaaggctaaaaccctatactactaaaatggccaaaatccaagacccaaaagaaggaaaaacctattataatatttataaagaagAGTGGGCCCAACCTTggtccatgggctcagaaatctaccctgggATTCATGAGAACCCAAGGGCCTtttttagcagctctagcccaatcctcttgaaGTCAACAAGGACCAATGTCCAAACAATGAGATTGAGCAAGCAAAGATGAATGACAAACTTTTTGGGAGTGCTCCGGGCAACCTCATGTATGTTCAGGTATGCACTAGGCCCAATATTGCTTTCATAGTTGACGTTCAGTCGAACCTTGGGAATGATCACTGGATAGTTGCTAAGAAGGTGATGAGGTACTTGCAGAAGACTAAGGATTATATACTTGTGTATAGAAGAGTTGACAACTTGGAGGTCGTGGGGTACACAAATTTAGATCTTGGTGGGTGCCTCGATGATAGAGACATCTTTTATCCAATATTGAAGGATCTGAAccaatatttccaaatgaaTAGGATAGGAAATCGACTTCTGGATACATCTTTATGATGGCTAAGGGTGTGATATCCTGGAAGAGTAAACTCTTGTTGCTTCTTCTACTATGCAAGCAAAGTTCATTGATTATTTTGCTACCACTACTCATTATGTTTGGTTGAGGAATCTTGTGACAGGACTTTGCATTGTCGACTCCATTGTTAGGTCCTTGAAGATTTTCTAAGATAACAACACTATTGTGTTTTATACAAAGAATAATAAGACTTTTAGAGGATCTAAGCACTTGGAATTGAAGTACTTGACTGTTAGAGATCTTGTGAAAGATGGTTCCATAGTGGTAAAGCATGTGGACACTAATTCCATGTTGGTTGATCCCTTGATCAAGGGACTCAGGCCTATTGTTTTCAAAAGACATGTTGAAAACATGGGCATTGTGAGTTCTTTTGATATACTTGGTTAGTGGGAGATTTAGATTTATGTTATTTCCTTTCTCATCTTgttggatttttattttgaattttggaaAATGATGTATTGATGACATTTTACATTTGATTTGATGAATAAATAATGAGATGAATTTCATTATGCTACCTTTTGTATGTGTATATCAAATGTGAAATAAAGCTCGGTGTAATCGGGACCATTGTGTTGGTGATTGACACCAGAATTGGAGATGAGGCATAACAATATTAAAGTTCGGTGTTGTTAGGATCATTGTGTCGGTGATCAACACCAGAATTGAAGTTGAGGCATGATGGTTTCTTGATAGACCATGTAATTTCTTTGGATTTTAAGCACTTGAGAGAAATTGAGGAttgatgaagaaaatgataGTATAGCTTTTTTTAATCACATTGACAGATCATTTCTTGCTACACTTCACCTTGATGACTAGTCGACAGAGTCCGTAATATTTGTAACCATGGAAGGTACTGCATCAATAAGGGATGTAATTACCGCCATGATTCGGTGTTACATAACTTTTGTTGGATGAACTCTAAATTAAGTGTTGTATCTTGGGATTATATGTTTTGTGGCCACGGTATGTTATTAGCCCGAGAGTTGTtttcaaaaatgtttttaaacttaaaaatacacaattaattttgttcaagtgggagaatgttagaattttCCCATTAATTCTTGTGGGCTAcaattaattgaatattttgttttgtaaaaaaaaaaaacgagttAATATTATGATCCATTTAATGATATTTAAGCTTATTAATGATGTGATTAATTGTTTACAGGCTTTGCACACCTAATTCTGATCTATGTAAGAAAACAATGTGAACCTAACCATTGGACCTATAATGGAAGGTGCCACGGGTAATGAATAGTGAGACTAGGTCTCTTTTGTCGTCAAGTTATCAATTGCTCTCTATGATTTGTCCTATTGAAAACTCTGGAATTTGGAGCATGTAATCAGACAAAAGAAGGCTTGACTTTTGGGTTTCGGGAGATTACGCTACGCACAAATAATTCTCATCTTTTTTATCAtgtcttcaacaagtgttaatTGGTGTTCTAAATTCATATGAATTCGTTCTTggtaaatttatttatcttacgCAAGCCACCTCCTACATCAAGAGTTCGTTGAACACAAGAGAGTTCTTAGCAATGGCCGGACTCTGTTTTCTCTCCTTGGTAATGGAGTATAAGCAGAGGtgatttaaactttaaagagaCAGTGTGAAGAGATAGATGCAGCGCCGAAGAAAATCGTTTAATAGAATCTCTCCAACAGAAGGTGGCGTGGCGCTAGCGGTTGTGGGATGTGGAGCGACACAGGTTCTAGGAAAAGGTTTCAACGACAATCTTAAAAGAAATGGTGATGGTAGCTCTCGAAGGAGCTGGGAGGTGGTCAAGAAAATTCTAAAAGTTTTggtaaaagaaaaagtttaaaatgCTCACGTGCTTTTCATTTtacatttcatatttttttaaaatttaaatgaattgtCAATTTATGAGTGATTGTGTGTAAAATTGACTTGTGTGTAAAATTGACTTGTGTGTACACAAGAATTGCTTACCATTTGGTTGGCTGAAAGTGTAGAATTCATACAAGCACTTTTCAACTATCCAAAACCATGCACTTCCTATAATACAGACAAATGGACAACAAATTGTAACAAATCCGAAGATTTTATGGCTcctatattcttttaaaatcagCCGTTTATCAAAATACAGAAACTAAGATCCAATCAAGAACTATTGATATGTTGTTACCTTGGTAGCTTTTACCTTAGCAACGGAAACATTGATTAATTAGTCTCTTTCTTGCTCATCAATAACTGTTATTCAAAGCTACCAAGTGACgtccatatttttaaaaacgaaaaaaagaTACCTTCCTAGCACGGCCCTATCGTTTTGCTAGAATTTTGAAGAGCCACACAACTTTCTCTTTAAGTAGAAACCAACTTATTTCATTGGAAAGAAATCCAAAcactacacattttttttttaaaaaaaaatggcaccACGAGAACTACCTGTTTTTGCATCTTCATTTATCTTCTACATtccaaaatgaaagaaattatacAACTTCTATCTCAAAATCCTCACTCCCCGAACCTAAATTCAAAGAGTCAATAATAAAAGGAAGCGAATTctcaagttttttattttttattttgaggaaAGCAAATTCTCAAGTTACTACATTAAATATTTGGAACAACAATTCTATAGCCGATAGTGATTTCATCCAATTTCAAGACTCACGTGAAAGATAAATACTTGTGGTGTCGTACCAAAGTTTCGAACATAACATTATCAAAGCAAACCAGGAAATCATGTAATCCCTCTTCTTATTTACACAACAATCCCAAACACAGTTTCTTCTACATtccaaaatgaaagaaattacaCAACTTGTAGCTCAAGATTACTTCTATAATGGTATAATccaataaactttcaaaatccttaTAACCCATCCTCCcccaacccaaaaaaaataaaattcaaagacacaataaataaaaggaagCAAATTCTCGATTAAATATTTCAGAATATACAGGTATTTTGGTTCCAAAATTTGAAACATAATAAGAAAAGCTAGCAAGCTGGGAAATCACGTAGTCCCTCATCTTATTTACACAAACAATCCCAAACATAGTCCATAAACTATAAACTTCAGCACAAGCAAGCACATACATATCCATTACATTGCCAATGTTAATCAAACTCTGATCAAGTAAATGCTGAGTTCAGGACCTCCACTCCCATCAGGGTTCATCATGTAAAACGCCTCAGAGTCTCTGGACCCCACAACCCTCTCATACTTAGCTCTCATATACATAACCTCCCCAGCAGCTTCTTCCTCGGACCCTGCAGCTCCATTCACGCACACCGGCAACACCCCAGCCCCCATCGATATGGGCTCCACCGCCTTCAGTATCTTCCACACCTCAGGCCCACACTCGCGCCTGTTCGCGTATCCGCACTTCCTCCCGTTGCAGTACGTTCTCCAGAGTGGCTCCTCAAGCAGCCTCACTTTGCTGCTGCTGGCGTTGTAGTTAATGTcaccctttttcttcttctcgcATTCTAGCGCGATTCTCACCAGCCCCGAAGCCATTTCCCGGACGAGGACGCTGGTGGGGGTCGCGAGTTCTATGAGGAAAGCTGGGCCCAGCTTTGGGTCCTCCTGGAAGGCGAAGTGCACGTGGCCACGGCGGTGGCCGAAGAGTGTCCCTACCACGCGCGTGCCGAGACTGGAACTGTTCTTGTTGTGGTGTAGTCCCAGCCTCGGCACACGCGTGGTAAAGACCGTGAGGGCGGACTTGAACTTGGACTTCTTGGAGAAGTAGGGTTTTTTCTTGGTGCTGATGGCACCATGTTGTGGCATTTGGAGTGTGAGGTGGTGGGGGTGGTagtgttcctcttggttgtCATCGACTTCTTCAGGGAAATGTGAGGATGAAGATGAGAAGTTGAGGATTTCTTCCTCGTCATCAGATTCATCCAAGGCCTTCTTCTTCCAATGGAAGTACCTCCTTGAGAAGGAGAATGAAGAGTCATGAGGAGATTTGGCTGCCATTATGGTCTTCATTTGGGACAGAAAAAGAGTCACATGAGCATCGACAAAGGAGGAGGGTTACTGAAGAGTGACGAGAGATTTGGCAAAGGGGTTGAATAATGTTGATATGTGAGTGTGTTCTAGTGTTTATTTTGGGAGTTGTGGGTAGTGTCTTTGGATGGGTGGATTTATTCTTCGATTGTGTCAGGGTTTGTGATACCAAAGGACAGGCAAAGGAATCTGACAAAAGGAAGGTAAGCAGCCCCAACCTACCTGTTGGGAACAAGGAATTGGAGATTTTGAGGGAAATTTCAGAGTTGAAATCGGcagcaaattaaattaattaggaGATCTCAAAGTCACATCACTTTTATCATAGTTTACTcgtattgtttttattaaaataatgtgtAAATATTTTCGTGCAACTTATTATTCTTAATAAAAGTTATTCAATACTACTGGTAatatttatttggttttttgTCCTATGTAGTACATTAAGAGACATTAAGGatgtgtttattttaaatgtttttatttatccaaGAAATTAATATCAAATGCTATCTActgttctttttatatatatcgtGTATAAAGTAGAAAATTTCCAAAAAGGGGTTGATCAAGTTTTGTCAATTTTAAATTAGGAAGTGAGGAAAAGAGACTTGATTTTGGTGGATAGTGAAAGAAAGAAGCCCCCCAAAAGACAAGCTTTTTATCGTGATTTCTTTATCAAGGGGTCGGGGCATTGGCAGAAAAGATAGCCAAGCAAGCATATAGGAGGGGATTGACTGATTGCCCTCACTTGCATTGGAAACAGTTAAGAGCAGGTGAAGCCACACCTACCACACCCACCCTGGACCACAATCCCCTTCAGTCATTTCAAGATTCATTCATGCTTCAAGGAAGCCCACTCTTTAGCCACCATTGTGCTCTGTGTGCATCCCTTTCAcaatcaaaaaatataaaaggttaTTAAATCTGacagtttatttaaatttgtgagaattttatagatttattggtaaatttaatttatagagttttaagagttattttatataaaaataataataaaatatttataaataacatatcaattaaatattttaataatataataaagtaatataataagttataaattttataatatataaataattaagtttatcaATGCATTACTActagataataatttataaataatataatagtagTAGATTATTTCTATTGAagatttgatgttattagaaaataaaaatttgatgttattaaagatgaatttttttttattcaggaACAATACACTAAATAAAGATATGTTCAATactaaacaaacataaaataacttatattttaattttatttttttacttgatgACTCGATGATAAATTCAACCGTTTATCAagtttacttaaaatttatcaagtttatataaaatacactaaaaaaaattacacataaatTAACTCACCTAGAATAACTAGACTAGGAAATTCATAAAAGTTAACCAGAATATCCATGAAAAACAGGCTAAATTTTAGCATCAACCTAATATGTTACAGCTGCATTACACTCAAAAGCTAGTAAACAATTCCTTCTGGGTATGCACATTTTTCATGCCCCGTGCTATCTACTAGTGTATACTCCAATTTCTAGGGAATCCCCCACAGGCTTGCACATACAATGTGGAATCTGAAACGGTTGAAACCTCAGCAATTAAttaatgggatgttacaatacATTGAAAGAGTATTCTgtttagtgtaaaaaaaaagtattgtgtttaatttattctttagtAGTATTTCATATATACTAAAAGTATTTTCATTAGtatctaaaaaaaagtattttcataAGGAAAACATATAGATATGAAAAgatgtgtaaaaaaatttaggacTTAAATATGGGTTTATTCCtttaaatttggattttttttagtccttaaaaataatttatttttattaatccttaactttttaagaaGTTACTTTTTAGTATctctttatttaatatattcatgattttaaagtttgtaattatttttaatctctaaaatttattttttatttttttgaaaatgattcCTGATGATTTTAAACTACCAATATTTGTCTTGTATGACTTGGTGAGCGTTTTGTATATATTCGGTtggttttaaagaaaaaaaaataaatgtagaaTTGTTACAATTTTTTCACATATTCTAACTATTTTAAACTgacataaatcattttttaaataaattaaattgaaaaaaaatatgtttgaccGTGATAAATTATCACAAAGTGTGACTCTATTAACGTAAAGAATGAGAATGAGatcgattaaaaataaatttttaaaaatttaaaggactaataaaaataaattcttttttaaaggaaaaagaaaacaattatccAAATTTTGAAGGACTaagcaaaaaatttataagcatTTTTTATGGGGTAACATATACTTATACAAATGAGAATGTCAAAAATCCAATAATATTATTACTGTATTAGAAATTGTCTCGTGCTACTTGCTCAGAGATGTTCATGATCAAGAGTGGCGTAAAAAGTCAAAACAAAGTTGACAGTGTTTGGCAACACAGGATGGGTCCATTAATCAACATAGGGCTGGGGATTATGTGTGGTCGCTTTATTTGGTGTGAGGGACCGACCATTCTCACGGATCACCTAACCTCATGCAAAAACCAACCGTAGGACAATGGCATTATGCTATGTGTAAGCTAGATCATTTTCTATCGAAGAAAATACACATAG contains:
- the LOC100809083 gene encoding protein MIZU-KUSSEI 1; this translates as MKTIMAAKSPHDSSFSFSRRYFHWKKKALDESDDEEEILNFSSSSSHFPEEVDDNQEEHYHPHHLTLQMPQHGAISTKKKPYFSKKSKFKSALTVFTTRVPRLGLHHNKNSSSLGTRVVGTLFGHRRGHVHFAFQEDPKLGPAFLIELATPTSVLVREMASGLVRIALECEKKKKGDINYNASSSKVRLLEEPLWRTYCNGRKCGYANRRECGPEVWKILKAVEPISMGAGVLPVCVNGAAGSEEEAAGEVMYMRAKYERVVGSRDSEAFYMMNPDGSGGPELSIYLIRV